DNA sequence from the Burkholderia pyrrocinia genome:
CGACGCGGCGAGGTGGCTGCTGCCGTCCTGGTGTTGCAGCCCCTCGCCGCCGAGCGTCGTGCGGCCCGACGTCGCGCCGATGAGGAAGCCGCGCGAGCGCTGGTCGGCGGCGGCCCAGATCAGGTCGCCGATGCGCTGGAAGCCGAACATCGAGTAGTAGATGTAGAACGGCAGCATCGGCAGGTCGTGCACGCTGTACGACGTCGCGGCGGCGATCCACGACGAGATCGCGCCCGCTTCCGAAATGCCTTCCTCGAGGATCTGGCCGCGCGTGTCCTCGCGGTAGTAGAGCATCGAGCCGAGGTCTTCCGGCTCGTAGCGCTGGCCGAGCGGCGAGTAGATGCCGACCTGCCGGAACAGGCTGGCCATGCCGAACGTGCGCGCTTCGTCGGCCACGATCGGCACGACGCGCGAACCGATGTCGCGATCCTTGATCAACGCGGCGAGCATGCGCACGAGCGCCATCGTCGTCGACATCTCGCGGCCCGCCGCATCCAGCGCGAACGCTCCCCAGGCCGGCATCGAAGGGACGGTCAGCCCCTTCGATGCCGCCATCCGCCTTCTGGGCAGATAGCCTCCCAGGGCAGCCCGGCGAGCATGCAGGTAACGCATTTCCGGGCTGTCTTCCGCTGGCTTGTAAAACTTCAACTGCTCGACGTCGCTGTCCGACAGCGGCAACCGGAAGCGGTCGCGGAACGCCTTCAGATCGTCGACGTCGAGCTTCTTCTGCTGATGGGTCGTCATCCGGCCCTGGCCGGCCGCGCCCATCCCGTAACCCTTCATCGTCTTCGCGAGGATCACGGTCGGCTGGCCGCGGTGCGCGAGCGCGCGTGCATATGCGGCGTGCAGCTTGCGCGCGTCGTGGCCGCCGCGGCGCAGGCGGTCGATCTCCGCATCGGTGAGCTGTGCGGCGAGCGCTTCGAGCGCGGGGTCCTGGCTGAAGAAGCGCGCGCGGTTGTAGGCGCCGTCGTTCGCGGAGAAGGTCTGGAACTGCCCGTCGACGGTATTGGCGAACGCACGCGCGAGCGCGCCCGCGTGATCGCGTGCGAACAGCGGATCCCAGTCGGAGCCCCACAGCACCTTGATCGTGTTCCAGCCGGCGCCCGCGAACTGCGCTTCGAGTTCGTCGATCACGCGGCCGTTGCCGCGCACCGGGCCGTCGAGCCGCTGCAGGTTGCAGTTGATCACGAACACGAGATTGTCGAGCCCCTCGCGCGCGGCGAGCGACAGCGCGCCGAGCGATTCGGGTTCGTCCATCTCGCCGTCGCCGAAGAAGCCCCACACGGTGCGGCCCGCGGTGTTCGCGAGGCCGCGATGCTGCAGGTAGCGCATGAAGCGCGCCTGGTAGATCGCGTTGATCGGGCCGATGCCCATCGAGCCGGTCGGGAACTGCCAGAAATCGGGCATCAGCCACGGGTGCGGATACGAGCACAGGCCCGGGCCGGCGATTTCGCGGCGGTAATGCTTCAGGTGATCCTCGGTGAGGAAGCCTTCGAGATACGCGCGCGCATAGAC
Encoded proteins:
- the mdeB gene encoding alpha-ketoglutarate dehydrogenase, with amino-acid sequence MTDLSNGIEHAQRAALARADADPEETAEWLDALDAVVAHVGRDRAQYLFDRLAEHARATGLASPRTPVTRYLNTIELAEQPPYPGDLDLEERLSAALRWNALAMVVRANRAYGELGGHIASYASASDLFETGFNHFFRAAAAATGDAPDTAGGDLVYFQPHSSPGVYARAYLEGFLTEDHLKHYRREIAGPGLCSYPHPWLMPDFWQFPTGSMGIGPINAIYQARFMRYLQHRGLANTAGRTVWGFFGDGEMDEPESLGALSLAAREGLDNLVFVINCNLQRLDGPVRGNGRVIDELEAQFAGAGWNTIKVLWGSDWDPLFARDHAGALARAFANTVDGQFQTFSANDGAYNRARFFSQDPALEALAAQLTDAEIDRLRRGGHDARKLHAAYARALAHRGQPTVILAKTMKGYGMGAAGQGRMTTHQQKKLDVDDLKAFRDRFRLPLSDSDVEQLKFYKPAEDSPEMRYLHARRAALGGYLPRRRMAASKGLTVPSMPAWGAFALDAAGREMSTTMALVRMLAALIKDRDIGSRVVPIVADEARTFGMASLFRQVGIYSPLGQRYEPEDLGSMLYYREDTRGQILEEGISEAGAISSWIAAATSYSVHDLPMLPFYIYYSMFGFQRIGDLIWAAADQRSRGFLIGATSGRTTLGGEGLQHQDGSSHLAASTIPNCRAYDPAFAYEVATIVDAGMREMVEQQRDVFYYVTVMNENYAQPSMPDDDPAVRREGILKGMHRLPSGSNATARMQLLGSGAILGEVLAAQRMLKDDWGIDSAVWSVTSFSELQRDGMEAERRARLDDDAHSTPYVTAVLATTRGPVIAATDYVRAIPELIRAYVPRRYVTLGTDGFGRSDTRDALRAFFEVDRASIVLAALKALADDGELDATIVRDARARLGKTVQQPGTAPWQR